In Anabaena sphaerica FACHB-251, the following proteins share a genomic window:
- a CDS encoding alkaline phosphatase D family protein, whose amino-acid sequence MESNHQVKLNRRRFLLNSAMTAGGIITTNVVSKSRVFAQAPGIITSDKMRPAIPYGIASGDITNNNVVIWSKSDRPSRMIVEYSTSPSFINVQRVLGPQALESSDFTARLNLRNLPPNQQIFYRVLFQDLDYQDTYSEPVKGSFHTPANTGRDICFVWGGDTAGQGWGINPKFGGMKIYETMRQMNPDFFVHCGDIIYADGPIVAERNLDDGTIWRNITTEEKSKVAETLKEFRGNYQYNLIDENVKRFNAEVPMLAQWDDHEVTNNWYPGEFLNDDRYTVKDVNLLAQRARQAFLEYMPIDYTTNNLEQAKIYRSFNYSPLLDIFMLDERSYRGRNTPNNQPVPGLDTDMLGSKQVQWIKQQLLTSKATWKVISSDMPLGLIVRDGSTDFEAWANADNGVPLGRELELADLLQFIKRRNIKNVVWITADVHYAAAHYYDPNKAQFQDFKPFWEFVAGPLNAGTFGPNQLENTFGPQLIFQSLPPNTAPNRPPSVGLQFFGAVKIDSVTKVMTVSLRNLVGETVYSVDLPPEA is encoded by the coding sequence ATGGAATCGAATCATCAAGTAAAACTAAACCGTCGTCGGTTTTTGTTAAATTCAGCGATGACAGCAGGTGGCATTATTACTACAAATGTTGTTTCCAAATCACGAGTTTTTGCCCAAGCACCTGGTATTATTACCTCTGATAAGATGCGTCCTGCCATACCCTATGGCATAGCTAGTGGAGATATCACGAATAATAATGTTGTGATTTGGAGTAAGAGCGATCGCCCGTCCAGAATGATCGTAGAATATTCCACTAGCCCATCTTTTATCAATGTACAGCGTGTTTTGGGACCACAGGCTTTAGAATCTAGTGACTTTACAGCCAGATTGAATCTCAGAAATCTGCCACCAAATCAACAAATATTTTATCGGGTGTTATTTCAAGATTTAGATTATCAAGACACCTACAGCGAACCTGTAAAAGGCAGTTTCCACACTCCCGCTAACACTGGGCGAGATATCTGCTTTGTTTGGGGTGGAGATACCGCTGGTCAAGGATGGGGTATAAATCCCAAATTCGGTGGGATGAAAATTTACGAAACCATGCGCCAAATGAACCCTGACTTTTTCGTTCACTGTGGCGACATTATCTATGCTGATGGCCCCATTGTTGCCGAAAGAAATCTGGATGATGGCACAATTTGGCGCAACATTACCACAGAAGAAAAATCTAAAGTTGCAGAAACACTGAAAGAATTTCGTGGTAACTATCAATACAATTTGATAGATGAAAACGTCAAACGTTTTAATGCTGAAGTTCCCATGCTGGCACAATGGGATGACCACGAAGTTACAAATAATTGGTATCCAGGGGAATTCCTCAATGATGACCGCTACACAGTTAAGGATGTGAACTTATTAGCACAACGGGCAAGACAAGCATTTTTAGAATATATGCCCATTGACTATACAACAAATAATCTGGAACAAGCCAAAATTTATCGTTCCTTTAACTATAGCCCCTTGTTAGATATTTTCATGTTAGATGAACGTAGCTACAGAGGGCGAAATACTCCCAATAATCAACCAGTACCCGGACTAGACACCGATATGCTGGGTAGCAAACAGGTACAATGGATCAAACAGCAATTACTCACATCCAAAGCTACATGGAAAGTCATTTCCAGTGATATGCCTTTAGGACTGATAGTGCGAGATGGCAGTACAGACTTTGAGGCTTGGGCTAACGCGGACAATGGTGTACCTTTAGGAAGGGAATTAGAACTAGCCGATTTACTCCAATTTATCAAACGCAGAAATATCAAAAACGTTGTGTGGATAACTGCTGATGTCCACTATGCAGCCGCCCACTACTACGACCCCAACAAAGCCCAGTTTCAAGACTTCAAACCTTTCTGGGAGTTTGTCGCCGGGCCTCTCAACGCTGGGACATTTGGGCCAAATCAATTAGAAAATACTTTTGGACCGCAATTGATATTCCAAAGTCTTCCTCCCAATACAGCACCAAATCGCCCCCCAAGCGTAGGTTTACAATTCTTTGGTGCAGTTAAAATAGATTCTGTGACAAAAGTGATGACTGTATCACTACGTAACTTGGTAGGAGAAACTGTTTATAGTGTAGATTTGCCACCGGAAGCTTAA